The Streptomyces achromogenes DNA segment AAGGCGCGCGAGCGGTTCGCGAAGGAGAAGGCGTGATCCGGGTGCCCGAGGAGCCCGTGGGCCGGCACACCGATGCCTGGCGTCACTGCGTCGGCACCGGCCGCGTCGAGCTCGCCCTGCGCCGCGACTACCAGGACTCCCTCGCCCTGATACAGCGCGAGATCGGTTTCCGGTACATCCGCGGCCACGGCCTGCTCAGTGACGGGATGGGCGTGTACCGGCCGTACGAGCACGAGGGCGCGCGCCGCGTCCAGCACGTGTTCACCTACGTCGATCAGGTCGTCGACGCCTATCTCGAGGCCGGTCTGCGTCCTTTCGTCGAACTCGGTTTCATGCCGCAGGACCTGGCCTCCGGGCCGCAGTCGGTCTTCTGGTGGCGCGCCAACGTCACCCCGCCCCGCTCGTACCGTGAGTGGGCGGACCTGGTGCGTGCGGTCGTCGTCCACCTCGTGGACCGCTACGGCATCGACGAGATCCGCACCTGGCCGATCGAGGTGTGGAACGAGCCCAATCTGACCGACTTCTGGCAGGGCGCGGACGAGAAGGCCTACCACCGCCTCTATGAGGTGACCGCGCACACCGTGAAGGAGGTGGACGCCGGTCTCCAGGTCGGTGGTCCGGCGATCTCCCCGGGGGCCGACGACTGGCTGGAACGGTTTGCGGAGTTCGTGGAACACCGCGAGGCCCCCGTCGACTTCGTGTCGAAGCACGCCTACAGCTCCGGGCCCGCGCAGCACGTCCCGTTCGGCGTCCACCAGACGCTGGCTCCGGCGTCCGACCTGCTCGATCAGTTCGCCACGCCGCGCCGACGCCTCAAGGGCACCCGGCTGGCCGGCCTGCCGGTGCACATCACCGAGTTCAACTCCTCCTACCGCCCGGACAACCTGATCCACGACACCGCGTTCCACGCCGCCTACCTGGCCCCGGTCCTCGCGCACGGCGGTGACCTGACGGACTCCTTCTCGTACTGGACGTTCAGCGACATGTTCGAGGAGGCCGGCGTCCCCACGGGCCTGTTCCACGGCGGCTTCGGGCTGCTCACCCACCGGCAGGTCAGGAAGCCCACGTACCACCTGTACGCCTTCATGGCCCGGACCGGTTCCGACCTGCTCACCCGCGGCGACGACCACCTCGTCACCCGGCACCCCGACGGTCGGGTCACGCTCCTGGCCTGGGCGCCCGTCGACCCGACCGGCGAGACCGCGGGCCCCGACGGTCACGAGCTGCGTCTGTCCCTCCCCATCAGGACCCGGGAGACCTCCGGGGCGCGAGGGATCCTCAGGGCCGACGACGCAGACGAGGGCAACGAGGCCGGACAGGTGCGGGAGGTCTTCGTCCGCCGTTCCCGCGTCGACGAGGAACGCGGAAACGCTTACACAACCTGGCGGCACATGGGCAGCCCGCGCTCACCGAAGCCCGCACAACTGGACGTCCTGCACGAGGCGGCGGAGCCCGCCCGCAGCCACCGCAGGCTTCCCGTGCGCCAGGGCCGGGCCGAGCTGGACCTCGTCCTGGCCCGCCACGAGATCACCCTCGTCGAACTCGTGCCCGTCGTCGACGAGACGCCGCCCTGGTGGGACGAACACCGCCTGCTCGGCCGGGCGGCCCCATGAGCCCCACAAGCTCCACGAGCGCCACCGACACGGTCAGCACGGTGAGCACGGTGAGCCCCACCGACACGGTGAGCCCCGCGAGCACGGCGGCCACCGCCGGCTTCGGCGCCGGCCCCCTCTCCCGCGCCGCCGCCCTGCTGCACACCCTCCTCGTCGTCGAGGCCCTGTTCCTCGCGGCAGCCGCCCCCGGGTTCGTCGGTCTGCTGCTCCTGGGACCCGACCCGGCCAACCTGCCTCTCGCCGCCGTCTGCCTGCTGCCCCTCGGCCCGGCAGCCTCGGCGGCGCTCTACGCCCTGCACCACCGCAGCGGCGACCTCGCCGACCTCCACCCGGCCCGCGCCTGTCTGCGGGGGTGGCGTCTCAACGCGCTGCCCGCGCTGCGGCTCGAGGCGCCCCTGCTGGCCTGGCTGACGGTGATCGTCTTCACGCTCACGCATTTCACCGCCACCGGACTGCCCGGCTGGTGGGCGGTCCTGCTCGGGGCCGTCGGCGTGACCTCGCTCCTCTGGGGGGCCCACGCGCTCGTCCTCACCTCGTTGTTCACGTTCCGCGCCCGCGACACGGCCCGCCTCGCCGCGTACTTCCTGCTGCGGCGGGGGAGCGTCACCGCGGCCGCGGCCTCTCTGCTCGTCCTGACGGGCGGCCTGACCGCGCTGTTCACGGAGGCCCTGCCCGCCCTGCTGGCCGCCCCGCTGCTGCTCTCCCTGCTGCGGTCCAGCCGCCCGGTGATCGTCGAGACCCAGGAGGACTTCACCGCATGACCGCGCCCCGCACCGGAGACGACGGCCGGCTCCCGCACACCGCCGGAATCCCGTACGGCCGGGACTGCAACCCGAGCAGTGGCCGCAAGAGATCCAGGACGAGGACCACCGCCTGTTCACGCCGGCCGGCATCGACACCCTCACCGTCGGGGTGTTCGGCTGGGCGCTGACCCAGACCGCCGAGAACGACTACGACTTCACGATCTCGGACCGGGTCCTCGACCGCGCCGCCGCCGAGGACCGCCAGGTCTGCCTGGCACCGGGACGGCCGCTCTCCCGCCCTGGCTGGCGAAGAGGTATCCCGAGGCCAACCGCACCGACTTCGAAGGCCGCCGGCACCGCTACGGGCAGCGGCACGACTTCTGCCCCAGCTCGACCGTGTGCCGAAGGCTGTCCACGGCGCTGGCCGGACGCCTCGCCGAACGGTACGCCTCACACCCGGCCTTATTTCGCCTGGCACATCAACAACGAGTACGGAGGCGCTTGTTACTGCGAGCTCTGCGCGCAGGCGTTCCGTGACTGGCTGTGGCTGGACCCGCGGAGGGCGGCCGTCCTGCGACTTCAGTAGATCGTGCGGCCCCGCTCGTCGGCGACCCCGGACTTCCGCAGGAAGTAACTGTTCACCTGGTCGCGCCACTCCCGTGCGCAGCGCACCTGCTCCTCGTACCGCTCCGCCACCCGCGCATGGCGCGCCGGTTCGACCAGGTCCGCGAGGCCCGCCCACACCCGGCGGGCCTCCTCGACCTCCGCCACACCCTCGAAGTGCGTGTCGTAGATGTGTTGCACAACCGTCTTCCCGCTGCTCAGCACATGCCCGTACGGCACGTGGTGGAAGAACAGCAGCAGTTCGTCCGGGCAGGAGCCGGGCGACTCGTACAGCTCGGCCCACGGCCCGGAGTACTGCGCCGCGTACCCGGTGCCGGTGGCGGCGCTCCGGTCGACGCCGATCCCGTCCCGGTCCGCGAAGTGGTACGTCCCCCAGGGGCTGTACTCGTAGCCGTCGACGCCGGGTCCGTAATGGTGCCCCGGCTGCACCATGAAGCCCACGCCCAGCGGCGCGGTGTACTTCTCGTACGTCCGCCACGAGCCGTGCAGCACCGTGCGGAGCCCGTCCACCAGGCGGTCGGCGGCGGACGGGAAGGTCAGCGCGATCCACTCGTCCAGGATCCGGCGGGGCTCGGCGTCCGGCTGCCAGGACAGCCGGCCGAAGGTGTAGAGGTTCGCCTGCGCCAGCGGGTGCCCGGTCCAGAACGGATCGTCCCCCACGTTGGACACGGCCACCATGCCGCCCCGCGCCAACGCGCCGACCGCCGACCCGTGTTCGCCCCCGGGCCGAAACCGCAGCACCTCGCTCCACATCGGCCCGAGCCAGCACACGTGCCGCTGCTGTCCGGTGTACTCCTGGGTGGCCTGCACCTCGACGGCGACCCGGGTGCGGGGCAGCGCGCCGAGCACCGGCGAGACCGGCTCGCGCACCTGGAAGTCCATCGGCCCGTGCTTCACCTGGAGCACGGCGTTGTCCGCGAACTCGCCGTCCAGCGTCGCGAAGTGGTCGTACGCGGCACGCGCCCGGTCCGAGGAGCGGTCCCGCCAGTCCTGCCGGTGGTCGTACACGAACGCCCGCCAGTGGACGGTGCCCCCGTGCGGCGCGAGCGCCGCGGCCAGCATGTTCGCCCCGTCCGCGTGGGAGCGGCCGTAGGTGAACGGGCCCGGCTGCCCCTCGGAGTCGGCCTTGACCACGAACCCGCCGAAGTCCGGGACCGCCGCGTACACCCCGCGCACCGCCTCCGCCCACCACTCGCGCACGGCCGCGTCCAGCGGATCGGCGCAGGCCGGCCCCCCGAGCAGGACCGGCGAGGCGAAGTTCACCGACAGATGGGTCCGGACGCCGTAGGGGCGCAACGCGTCGGCGATGCGCGCGACGTCGCCGACGCGGTCGGTGAGCAGGTGCGCCTCGGCCTCGTGCACGTTGACGTTGTTGACCGAGACGGCGTTGATCCCACAGGCGGCGAGCAGCCTGCCGTACCCCCGGACCCTCTCCAGATCCGCGACGGCCGACCCGTCCCGCCAGAACAGCGAGCCGCCCGCGTACCCGCGCTCCACCTGGCCCATGACCGGGTGCACGGCCACGTTGTCCCAGTGGTCCAGCATCCGCAGTTCCGTCGCGGGGCGATGAGCCTCGGGTGCGCGGTCACCCCGGAAGGCGTCCTCGCCGAGCCGCACGACATGGAACAGCCCGTACAGCAGGCCGCGTTGACCGGACGCCGTGACCGTGGTCGTACCGCCGGACCGCTCGTGGACGAACCCCTCCTCGCCCGGGCTCGCGAGGAGAGCGGGGTCCGTGTGCCGGCCGGCGCCCCCGTGGTGGACCAGACGCAGCACGAGATCGTACGAGCCGTCCGGGACGCCCGGAGCACCCCGCGCGCCCCGCGTGCCGCGGACGACCGCCCCGCCGTAGCGGGCGCATCCCGCGGCCACCTCACCGTGGACCGTCTCCACCAGCGGCCCCGAGCCGTCCACCAGCGTTCGACGGCTTCCCAGCGGGCGCCACACCTCCCGCGGCAGCCAGGCGGGGTCGACTCCCGCCGGCAGAACGGGCACGGTGATCGGCATGGTTCCTCCGTCCTGCGCAGGTATGCCCGGGCTCTCTCCCGGAACTGCCCTGGAACTGTTCCGGACGCGCTTTCAGGGCCCCGGACAAGCTCTATGCGATGGCTGCTCCGGCGCCGCGGGCGGCTCCGATGAGGTCGGTGAGCCCGGCGTCGTCGTACACCGAAATGTCGACGTAAGCGCCTTCGGGCAGGTCGAAGTCCTCCACCTCGTAGTCGAGCACCGCGGAGGTCCCGGGCGGGCTGAACGTCCCCAGGGTGTGCGTCGTGCCGCCGAAGGTGTAGCTGACGCGGACGTAGTACGTGTCCCCGTCGTTGGCGGTGTCGTACACCCACAGCTTCTCGTCGTTCGGGTGGAACTCCACCTTGCCGACGAACGACCCGGAGGCGGTGAGCTCCATCTTCACCGCGTAGCCGCCCGCGTCGTTCGCGAAGTACGTGTTGTCGAACGGGTCCGTGAGGTTGCCGCCGCTGCAGGGGCAGACGTCCGTGTCGTAGTAGTACGCGCGGAACGTGGGGTTCGGGCTGTACGCCTGCGCCGGAGCCGCCGTCGCGAACAGGGCCGCCGCCGCCAGCGTCGCTCCCGCCAGCAGTCCCGTGCACCGCTTGATGAAGTCCATCGTCGCCTGCCCCTCCATGAAGGACCGCCCGCCGCGCGCGGCCGGCCAGTCCACCGTGGAACACGGGTGACGCCCGGCACGGTGGGAGATCGCTGTCGGTCACCACATCATGACAGCAACTCCGCCTCGGCAAGGCGCACTTGACTCACTGGGCCGCTTCTTCCCCCGGGGTTCGCCCCGCTCCCTGCGCCCTCCGCCCGCAGCCGCCTCAACAGTGCGGTGGCCGCGCGCGCACGGGATGTCACCGGCGCTCGCCGTGAGCCGGCCGTCCCGGCTCGCATCCCGGACGTCCGCGCGCCCCCCGAGCAACCCCCGTGCGCAACCCCTCGCGCCCGCCTCCGTACCGTCCGTTACCGATCGTTTCGCCACACTCCGTGTCTCTCCGCAACCGGGCGGATACTGTTCAACCTCTTGACGGGAGGCAACGCGAACGGCTCAGCTTAGAGTTCACTAGTTGGACATAGACGGGGTCTCATCGATGCGGCCCCGCGCGCAGGAGGTCGTCGTGGAGACTCCGGGGTCGCAGTCGTCGCTGCACCGAGCCAACCTGGAGCGGGTCGTACGCGCCGTGCGTCTGGCCGGGTCCCTCACACAGGCGGAGATCGCCCGGGCGACCGGTCTGTCCGCCGCGACCGTCTCCAACATCGTGCGGGAGTTGAAGGACGGCGGCACCGTGGAGGTGACGCCCACCTCGGCCGGTGGACGAAGGGCCCGCAGCGTCAGTCTGAGCGGCGACGCCGGCATCGTCATAGGGGTCGATTTCGGGCACACGCACCTCCGGGTGGCCGTGGGCAACCTGGCCCATCAGGTCCTCGCGGAGGAGTCCGAGCCGCTGGACGTGGACGCCTCGTCGACGCAGGGCTTCGACCGGGCGGAACAGCTGGTCAGCCGGTTGATAGAGGCCACCGGGGTGGACCGCGCGAAGATCGCGGGCGTCGGTCTGGGCGTGCCCGGCCCGATCGATCTGGAGTCCGGCACGCTCGGTTCGTCCGCCATCCTGCCCGGCTGGATCGGCACCAGGCCCGCACAGGAGATGCGAGGCCGGCTCGGCGTGCCCGTGCACGTGGACAACGACGCCAACCTCGGGGCCCTCGGCGAGATGGTCTGGGGCAGCGGCCGGGGCGTGCGCGACCTCGCGTACATCAAGGTCGCCAGCGGTGTCGGAGCCGGTCTGGTGATCGAGGGGAAGATCTACCGCGGGCCCGGCGGAACCGCTGGAGAAATCGGACATATTACACTTGACGAGTCCGGCCCGGTCTGCCGCTGCGGAAACCGGGGCTGCCTGGAGACCTTCGCGGCCGCGCGCTATGTGCTCCCCCTCCTCCAGTCCAGTCACGGCACGGATCTGACGATGGAAGGTGTGGTGCGGCTGGCCAGGGACGGTGATCCGGGCTGCCGTCGGGTGATCGCCGACGTCGGCCGACACGTCGGCAGTGGAGTGGCCAATCTGTGCAATCTGCTGAACCCGAGCCGGGTGGTCCTGGGCGGTGATCTCGCCGAGGCGGGAGAGCTGGTGCTCGGTCCGATAAGGGAGTCCGTCGGCCGCTATGCGATCCCGAGTGCGGCGCGTCAACTCTCCGTTCTCCCGGGGGCACTTGGAGGTCGTGCCGAGGTGCTCGGAGCACTCGCTCTCGCACTGAGCGAGATGGGCGATTCGACCCTTTTGGACGGCACTCTGACTGCAGCGACACCTGCCTTCACTTAGAGAACGAATGACGCCGTTGCCATCTCGTTAAGTATTTACTTCTTGACGCCGAACTTGCGGCCGAGTTGACTTCGAGCCACCTCGGCCGCAGCGCTGCGGCCCTGTCAGGGAGGCACACCCCAATGAACGCAACGATGCGTAGAGTCGTGATCGGCGCCACCGCCGTGTCCATGGCGCTGTCGATTGCCGCGTGCGGCAAGGCGGGCGACGACAAGGACAGCGACTCCGGTAGCAGCAGCTCGGGCGACAAGTCCATCGGCCTGCTGCTTCCCGACAGCGTCACCGCGCGGTACGAGAAGTTCGACAAGCCGTACTTCGACGCCAAGGTCAAGGCGCTCTGCTCCGACTGCAAGCTCGAGTACGCCAACGCCGCAGCCGACCCGGCCAAGCAGGCGCAGCAGGTCAGCAGCATGGTCACCAAGGGCGTGAAGGTCATCGTGATCTCCGCCCAGGACTCCGCCGCGATCAAGTCCTCGATCCAGTCCGCGGTCGACAAGGGCGTCAAGGTCGTCGCGTACGACCGTCTCGCCCAGGGTCCGGTCAGCGCGTACGTCTCGTTCGACAACGTCAAGGTCGGCGAGCTCCAGGGCCAGGCCCTGCTCGACGCCCTCGGCGCGAAGGCGACCCCCACCTCCAAGATCGTCATGATCAACGGTGACGACGCCGACCCGAACGCCGGCCAGTTCAAGCAGGGCGCGCACAAGGTCCTCGACGGCAAGGTCGACATCGCCTACGAGCAGTCCGGCCTCTGGAAGGACACCGTCGCCGCCCAGAAGATGTCCGCGGCCATCACCCAGCTGGGCGCCAAGAACATCGCGGGCGTCTACGCCGCCAACGACGGCATGGCCGGCGGCATCGCCAACACCCTCAAGGGCGCGAAGATCAGCGGCATCCCGCTGACCGGCCAGGACGCGGAGCTCGCGGGCATCCAGCGCATCGTCGCCGGCACCCAGTCCTCCACCGTCTACAAGGCCTTCAAGCCGGAGGCCGAGGCCGCCGCCCAGCTCGCGGTCGACCTGCTCAACGGCAAGGACATCAAGGGCGCCGCCTCCGAGACGCTCACCAGCGGCTCCGGCGACAAGGTTCCCTCGCAGCTGCTGACCCCGGTGTCGGTCACCAAGGCCAACATCAAGGACACGGTCGTCAAGGACGGTCTCTACACCGTCGCCGACATCTGCACCGCCGAGTACGCCGCCGCCTGCAAGGCCGCCGGCCTCCAGTAACGGCTCCCGGTCCCGAGGGCCACGCCCGGGCCGCGCCGCACACCGCGCCGCTCCCCGGAACCGGCCCTCGGGACCGCCGGCCGCCCCGCGGTCCCGTGAGGCCTGTCCGACGCCCGCCCCACCTTCACACCCCGCTGCCGGAGCGGGCGTCGGACGGAACCGTTGCCCAGCGAGAGAACCGTTGCCAAGCGCAGCGGATTCACGCATGTTCATCTTGTAAACCTCGTGCGTCGACGTCGCCCCCGCGTCGTCGGCCACATCCCTCCGCGCCTGTCTTTGCGCGCGGCATCCCCGCCGGTCAGGCGGCGAAGGAGATGGTTCACGTGTCCGCTACGCCCGTGCTGGCGTTGCGCGGAATCTCCAAGCGGTTCGGTGCGGTGCAGGCACTCACCGACGTCGAGCTGGAGGTCCACGCCGGAGAAGTGGTCGCCCTGGTGGGCGACAACGGCGCAGGGAAGTCGACCCTGGTCAAGACGATCGCGGGTGTCCACCCCATCGATGACGGCGTCATCGAGTGGGAGGGCCGGCCGGTCAGCATCGACAAGCCGCACGACGCCCAGGGACTCGGCGTCGCGACGGTCTACCAGGACCTTGCGCTGTGCGACAACCTCGACGTCGTCGGCAATCTGTACCTGGGACGGGAGCTGCTGCGACGGCGGCGTCATCGACGAGGTGTCGATGGAGAAGAACGCCCGCGAGCTGCTCTCCACGCTCTCCATCCGCATCCCGAGCGTCCGCATCCCGATCGCGAGCCTCTCGGGCGGTCAGCGACAGGTCGTCGCGATCGCCCGCGCGCTGATCGGCGACCCGAAGGTCGTCATCCTCGACGAGCCCACCGCGGCGCTCGGCGTCGAGCAGACGGCGCAGGTCCTCGACCTGGTCGAGCGGCTGCGCGAGCGCGACCTCGGCGTCATCCTCATCAGCCACAACATGGCCGACGTCAAGGCGGTCGCGGACACCGTCGCCGTCCTGCGTCTGGGCAAGAACAACGGCTCCTTCCCCGTGAAGGACACCAGCCACGAAGAGATCATCGCCGCGATCACCGGTGCCACGGACAACGCCGTGACCCGTCGTGCGGGGCGTCGCACCGCGGAGGCGGCCAAGTGAGCGACACGTCGAAGACCGTGAAGAGCGACTCCACAGAGCCCGGGAAGGCCGAGACGGGCACCAAGCTCGAGAAGACCCAGGGCTTCGCCGAGGACCAGACGACCGTCGCGCCCGCCGACGACCCGACGGCCGCGCCCGTCTCCGTCGTCGACCCGCGGCTGCTGATCCGCGAGGAGGGCCTCAAGGGCTACGTCACCGAGTTCAAGCGCAAGGTCAAGGGCGGCGAGCTCGGCCAGATCCCGGTCGTCCTCGGCCTGATCGTCATCTGGACGATCTTCCAGCTGGAGAACGACCGCTTCCTGAGCGCCGGCAACCTCTCCGACATCAGCTACTTCATGTCGGCCACGGGCATGCTCGCCATCGGCCTGGTGTTCGTGCTGCTGCTCGGCGAGATCGACCTGTCCGTCGGCTCCGTCAGCGGCCTGGCGTCCACGGTGTTCGCGGTGTTCGTGGTGAACCACAGCATGAACCCGTGGCTCTCGCTGGTCCTGACGATCCTGACCGGCATCGCCATCGGAGCGCTGCACGGCTGGTTCTTCGCGAAGATCGGCGTACCGGCGTTCGTCGTCACCCTGGCCGGTTTCCTCGGCTGGAACGGCCTGATGCTGTGGCTGCTGGGCTCCAGCGGCACCATCAACATCCCGTCGGACAGCGGTCCGGTGCACCTGCTGGGCAAGAGCTCCTTCTTCATGGACCAGGCCATCATCGGCGCCTACCTGCTGGCGGGCCTCGCCGTCGTGCTGTCCCTGGTGGGCAATTTCGGTGAGCAGCGTCGCCGCCGGGCCGCGGGCGTCCCGCACCGGGCCACCAGCGAGATCCTGCTGCGCGTGGGCGCTCTGGCCGTCGCGTCCTTCGTGACCGCGGCCGTGCTGAACAACGCCGAGGGTGTCTCCAACGCACTGGTGATCTTCCTGGCCACGCTGGTGATCGTGGACTTCGTGCTGCGTCGCACCACGTACGGCCGCAAGGTGTTCGCGGTCGGCGGCGGCATCGAGGCCGCCCGCCGGGCCGGCATCAACGTGCCGATGGTGCGGATCACCGTCTTCGCCATCTCCGGCGGCTTCGCGGCGGTCGGCGGCATGTTCTTCGCCGGCGTGACGGCGTCCGCGACGCTCAACGCAGGCGGCGGCAACACCCTGATGCTCGCCATCGCGGCGGCCGTCATCGGCGGCACCAGCCTCTTCGGCGGCCGCGGCACCGTCTGGTCCGCCCTCCTGGGCATGCTGGTCATCC contains these protein-coding regions:
- a CDS encoding sugar ABC transporter permease; amino-acid sequence: MSDTSKTVKSDSTEPGKAETGTKLEKTQGFAEDQTTVAPADDPTAAPVSVVDPRLLIREEGLKGYVTEFKRKVKGGELGQIPVVLGLIVIWTIFQLENDRFLSAGNLSDISYFMSATGMLAIGLVFVLLLGEIDLSVGSVSGLASTVFAVFVVNHSMNPWLSLVLTILTGIAIGALHGWFFAKIGVPAFVVTLAGFLGWNGLMLWLLGSSGTINIPSDSGPVHLLGKSSFFMDQAIIGAYLLAGLAVVLSLVGNFGEQRRRRAAGVPHRATSEILLRVGALAVASFVTAAVLNNAEGVSNALVIFLATLVIVDFVLRRTTYGRKVFAVGGGIEAARRAGINVPMVRITVFAISGGFAAVGGMFFAGVTASATLNAGGGNTLMLAIAAAVIGGTSLFGGRGTVWSALLGMLVIQSIQTGLDLLNMNTSIQYMITGGVLLGAVVIDSVSRKSQKAAGRG
- a CDS encoding alpha-glucuronidase; protein product: MPITVPVLPAGVDPAWLPREVWRPLGSRRTLVDGSGPLVETVHGEVAAGCARYGGAVVRGTRGARGAPGVPDGSYDLVLRLVHHGGAGRHTDPALLASPGEEGFVHERSGGTTTVTASGQRGLLYGLFHVVRLGEDAFRGDRAPEAHRPATELRMLDHWDNVAVHPVMGQVERGYAGGSLFWRDGSAVADLERVRGYGRLLAACGINAVSVNNVNVHEAEAHLLTDRVGDVARIADALRPYGVRTHLSVNFASPVLLGGPACADPLDAAVREWWAEAVRGVYAAVPDFGGFVVKADSEGQPGPFTYGRSHADGANMLAAALAPHGGTVHWRAFVYDHRQDWRDRSSDRARAAYDHFATLDGEFADNAVLQVKHGPMDFQVREPVSPVLGALPRTRVAVEVQATQEYTGQQRHVCWLGPMWSEVLRFRPGGEHGSAVGALARGGMVAVSNVGDDPFWTGHPLAQANLYTFGRLSWQPDAEPRRILDEWIALTFPSAADRLVDGLRTVLHGSWRTYEKYTAPLGVGFMVQPGHHYGPGVDGYEYSPWGTYHFADRDGIGVDRSAATGTGYAAQYSGPWAELYESPGSCPDELLLFFHHVPYGHVLSSGKTVVQHIYDTHFEGVAEVEEARRVWAGLADLVEPARHARVAERYEEQVRCAREWRDQVNSYFLRKSGVADERGRTIY
- a CDS encoding sugar ABC transporter substrate-binding protein, with protein sequence MNATMRRVVIGATAVSMALSIAACGKAGDDKDSDSGSSSSGDKSIGLLLPDSVTARYEKFDKPYFDAKVKALCSDCKLEYANAAADPAKQAQQVSSMVTKGVKVIVISAQDSAAIKSSIQSAVDKGVKVVAYDRLAQGPVSAYVSFDNVKVGELQGQALLDALGAKATPTSKIVMINGDDADPNAGQFKQGAHKVLDGKVDIAYEQSGLWKDTVAAQKMSAAITQLGAKNIAGVYAANDGMAGGIANTLKGAKISGIPLTGQDAELAGIQRIVAGTQSSTVYKAFKPEAEAAAQLAVDLLNGKDIKGAASETLTSGSGDKVPSQLLTPVSVTKANIKDTVVKDGLYTVADICTAEYAAACKAAGLQ
- a CDS encoding GH39 family glycosyl hydrolase, which encodes MIRVPEEPVGRHTDAWRHCVGTGRVELALRRDYQDSLALIQREIGFRYIRGHGLLSDGMGVYRPYEHEGARRVQHVFTYVDQVVDAYLEAGLRPFVELGFMPQDLASGPQSVFWWRANVTPPRSYREWADLVRAVVVHLVDRYGIDEIRTWPIEVWNEPNLTDFWQGADEKAYHRLYEVTAHTVKEVDAGLQVGGPAISPGADDWLERFAEFVEHREAPVDFVSKHAYSSGPAQHVPFGVHQTLAPASDLLDQFATPRRRLKGTRLAGLPVHITEFNSSYRPDNLIHDTAFHAAYLAPVLAHGGDLTDSFSYWTFSDMFEEAGVPTGLFHGGFGLLTHRQVRKPTYHLYAFMARTGSDLLTRGDDHLVTRHPDGRVTLLAWAPVDPTGETAGPDGHELRLSLPIRTRETSGARGILRADDADEGNEAGQVREVFVRRSRVDEERGNAYTTWRHMGSPRSPKPAQLDVLHEAAEPARSHRRLPVRQGRAELDLVLARHEITLVELVPVVDETPPWWDEHRLLGRAAP
- a CDS encoding ROK family transcriptional regulator; its protein translation is METPGSQSSLHRANLERVVRAVRLAGSLTQAEIARATGLSAATVSNIVRELKDGGTVEVTPTSAGGRRARSVSLSGDAGIVIGVDFGHTHLRVAVGNLAHQVLAEESEPLDVDASSTQGFDRAEQLVSRLIEATGVDRAKIAGVGLGVPGPIDLESGTLGSSAILPGWIGTRPAQEMRGRLGVPVHVDNDANLGALGEMVWGSGRGVRDLAYIKVASGVGAGLVIEGKIYRGPGGTAGEIGHITLDESGPVCRCGNRGCLETFAAARYVLPLLQSSHGTDLTMEGVVRLARDGDPGCRRVIADVGRHVGSGVANLCNLLNPSRVVLGGDLAEAGELVLGPIRESVGRYAIPSAARQLSVLPGALGGRAEVLGALALALSEMGDSTLLDGTLTAATPAFT